In Lacrimispora indolis DSM 755, a genomic segment contains:
- the abc-f gene encoding ribosomal protection-like ABC-F family protein produces MILSCSNISKAFGSNEVIKHASFHIEDHEKAAIVGINGAGKSTLLKIIIGELPADEGDVVVSKGKSIGYLAQHQDLSGERTVYEEVLETKRPIMDMEARIRRLEVDMKHAAGDELESMLAAYSRLNHEFELLNGYAYESEVTGVLKGLGFTEEEFHKPVTALSGGQKTRVSLGRLLLTKPDIILLDEPTNHLDMESIAWLEGYLLNYDGSVIIVAHDRYFLNRVVTKIIELDNGLMTVYQGNYTDYSGKRAMIREAQMKAYINQQQEIRHQEEVIAKLKSFNREKSIRRAESREKMLDKIEMLEKPSEINDEMRIRLEPNIISGNDVLTVRGLKKAFEQNLLFDDINFEVKRGERIAIIGGNGTGKTTILKILNGILEPDEGEIALGSKVHIGYYDQEHQVLHMEKTLFDELQDTYPSMNNTQIRNILAAFLFTRDDVFKRVKDLSGGERGRVSLAKLMLSEANFLILDEPTNHLDITSKEILEDALVNYTGTILYVSHDRYFINKTATRILDLTNQTLVNYIGNYDYYLEKKEIMTNLYAAPPSSVKAVSQEETSETKLDWKTQKEEQARLRKRQNDLKKTEDEIHQLETRDGEIDEALGKEEIFTDVSKLMELNKEKETIRLRLEELYELWEELAE; encoded by the coding sequence ATGATTTTGTCATGCAGTAATATAAGCAAAGCATTTGGAAGCAATGAGGTGATCAAGCACGCTTCCTTTCATATAGAAGACCATGAAAAAGCGGCAATTGTCGGGATCAACGGCGCCGGAAAATCCACTCTTTTAAAGATCATCATCGGAGAGCTTCCCGCAGATGAAGGAGATGTGGTGGTTTCCAAGGGAAAATCCATCGGTTATTTGGCGCAGCACCAGGACCTGTCCGGAGAGCGGACCGTTTATGAGGAGGTTCTGGAAACCAAACGGCCTATTATGGATATGGAGGCGCGGATCCGCCGGCTTGAGGTAGATATGAAGCATGCAGCCGGAGATGAGCTTGAGTCCATGCTCGCCGCCTACAGCCGGTTAAACCATGAATTTGAGCTGTTAAACGGCTATGCCTATGAAAGTGAAGTAACAGGAGTGTTAAAAGGCCTGGGATTTACGGAAGAGGAATTTCATAAACCTGTCACAGCACTATCCGGGGGCCAGAAGACTCGGGTGTCCTTGGGCCGCCTTCTCCTCACCAAACCGGATATTATCCTCCTGGACGAGCCAACCAACCACCTGGATATGGAGTCCATTGCCTGGCTGGAAGGATATCTGCTCAATTATGACGGCAGCGTTATCATCGTTGCCCATGACCGTTATTTTCTGAACCGGGTGGTCACAAAGATCATTGAACTGGATAACGGCCTTATGACCGTATATCAGGGAAATTACACCGATTACAGCGGAAAGCGGGCTATGATACGGGAAGCCCAGATGAAAGCATATATAAACCAGCAGCAGGAAATCAGGCATCAGGAAGAGGTCATTGCCAAATTAAAGTCCTTTAACAGGGAAAAATCCATCCGGAGGGCGGAAAGCCGGGAAAAGATGCTGGATAAAATTGAAATGCTGGAAAAACCATCGGAAATAAACGATGAAATGCGGATCCGACTGGAGCCCAATATCATCAGTGGGAACGATGTTCTCACCGTCCGTGGGCTGAAAAAAGCATTTGAACAGAACCTGCTTTTTGATGACATTAATTTTGAGGTAAAACGCGGGGAACGGATAGCTATCATTGGTGGCAACGGAACCGGAAAGACCACCATACTAAAAATATTGAACGGTATTTTAGAACCGGATGAAGGAGAAATCGCCTTAGGCTCCAAGGTACATATCGGCTATTATGACCAGGAGCACCAGGTGCTTCACATGGAAAAAACACTGTTTGACGAATTGCAGGATACGTATCCTTCCATGAACAACACACAGATCCGTAACATCCTGGCAGCCTTTCTATTCACCAGAGACGATGTATTTAAGCGGGTAAAGGATTTAAGCGGCGGGGAACGGGGCAGGGTATCCTTAGCAAAGCTGATGCTTTCCGAAGCCAACTTCCTCATTCTGGACGAACCAACCAACCATTTGGATATTACTTCAAAGGAAATTTTAGAGGATGCCCTGGTCAATTATACCGGGACCATTCTGTACGTGTCCCATGACCGTTATTTCATCAACAAAACTGCTACCAGAATCCTGGATTTAACCAACCAGACCCTGGTCAATTATATCGGAAATTACGACTACTATCTGGAAAAGAAAGAGATCATGACGAATTTGTATGCTGCTCCTCCTTCTTCCGTAAAGGCCGTTTCCCAGGAAGAGACTTCCGAGACAAAGCTGGACTGGAAAACGCAAAAGGAAGAACAGGCCCGCCTTCGCAAGCGCCAGAATGATCTAAAGAAAACAGAGGATGAAATCCACCAATTAGAAACAAGGGATGGAGAAATCGATGAAGCTCTGGGAAAAGAAGAGATTTTTACCGATGTCTCAAAGCTGATGGAACTTAATAAAGAGAAAGAAACCATCAGGCTGCGGCTGGAAGAACTTTATGAGCTGTGGGAAGAGCTGGCGGAATAA
- a CDS encoding LysR family transcriptional regulator, producing the protein MSSNLEYYKVFYYVAQLESITLAAEKLCISQPAVSQAVRQLEKSMDSQLFLRTSKGVRLTREGEFFYKYVKSGLENIWRGESMLNRLKDLDTGEVCIGASDMTLQFYLLPYLEKFHELYPGIKVRVSNGPTPETLRYLYDGKIDFGVVSTPFEAKSEVKRTDVKEIRNVFVAGDKFRYLKDQELDYEILKDLPCIFLEKNTSTRTFMDEYLAGHGIAVEPEFELSTSDMIVQFAMRNLGIGCVMSGFAQMELEKGNLVELKFRDEMPKRHFTIVTDSKTPVSPAGKRLLQLMTSNII; encoded by the coding sequence ATGAGCAGCAATTTGGAATATTACAAGGTATTTTATTATGTCGCCCAGCTTGAAAGCATTACCCTTGCGGCAGAGAAGCTGTGTATTTCCCAGCCGGCAGTGAGCCAGGCGGTAAGACAGCTGGAAAAATCCATGGACAGTCAGCTTTTTTTGCGGACTTCCAAAGGGGTCCGTCTGACACGGGAGGGAGAATTTTTCTACAAATATGTAAAATCCGGTTTAGAAAATATCTGGCGTGGGGAAAGTATGTTAAACAGGCTGAAGGATTTGGATACAGGCGAGGTGTGCATCGGGGCCAGTGATATGACCCTTCAGTTTTATCTTCTGCCGTATCTGGAGAAATTCCATGAGCTGTATCCTGGTATCAAGGTGAGAGTTTCCAACGGGCCGACACCTGAAACGCTGCGGTATTTATACGACGGCAAAATCGATTTCGGGGTAGTCAGCACTCCTTTTGAAGCAAAGAGCGAGGTCAAGCGGACCGATGTAAAGGAAATCAGGAACGTCTTTGTGGCAGGGGATAAGTTCCGCTATTTAAAGGATCAGGAACTGGATTATGAGATTTTAAAGGATCTGCCCTGCATTTTTCTCGAAAAAAACACCAGCACCAGGACATTCATGGATGAGTATCTGGCAGGCCACGGTATAGCGGTGGAACCGGAGTTTGAGCTTTCCACCAGTGATATGATCGTCCAGTTTGCCATGCGGAATCTGGGAATAGGCTGCGTGATGTCAGGGTTTGCACAGATGGAGCTGGAAAAGGGAAATCTTGTGGAGTTGAAGTTCCGGGACGAAATGCCGAAACGCCATTTTACCATTGTCACTGACAGCAAAACGCCCGTATCCCCGGCCGGGAAGCGCCTGTTGCAGCTGATGACAAGTAATATAATTTGA
- a CDS encoding adenylosuccinate synthase: MVRAIVGANWGDEGKGKITDMLAKESDIIIRYQGGSNAGHTIINNYGKFALHLLPSGVFYNHTTSIIGNGVALNIPFLVKEIEDLVSKGVPKPDVLVSDRAQILMPYHILFDQYEEERLGKKSFGSTKSGIAPFYSDKYAKIGFQVSELFDEESLKEKVERVCETKNVLMEHLYHKPSIDPAELFKTLQEYREMVKPYVCDVSKYLHEAIKAGKNILLEGQLGSLKDPDHGIYPMVTSSSTLAAYGAIGAGIPPYEIRNITTVVKAYSSAVGAGAFVSEIFGDEADELRRRGGDGGEYGATTGRPRRMGWFDAVASRYGCRIQGSTEVALTVLDVLGYLDELHICVGYEIDGKVTKDFPTTIELNRAKPVYTTLPGWKCEIRGIKTYEDLPENCRNYIEFIEKEMETPITMVSNGPGRDEIIYRR, from the coding sequence ATGGTAAGAGCAATCGTAGGCGCCAACTGGGGCGACGAAGGAAAAGGCAAGATCACGGATATGCTGGCAAAGGAATCGGATATTATCATCCGTTACCAGGGAGGCAGCAATGCCGGGCATACCATCATTAACAACTATGGCAAATTCGCCCTTCATCTTCTGCCCTCCGGTGTATTCTATAATCATACAACCAGCATCATCGGCAATGGTGTGGCATTAAATATCCCGTTTCTGGTAAAGGAAATTGAGGATCTCGTAAGCAAGGGCGTTCCAAAGCCTGATGTTCTGGTTTCAGACCGTGCCCAGATCCTGATGCCGTACCACATTCTGTTTGACCAGTATGAGGAAGAGCGCCTGGGCAAAAAGTCCTTTGGTTCCACAAAATCAGGGATTGCTCCATTTTATTCAGATAAATATGCAAAGATCGGATTTCAGGTCAGCGAGCTTTTTGATGAAGAATCTTTAAAAGAGAAGGTGGAACGGGTTTGTGAAACAAAGAATGTTTTGATGGAACACCTTTATCACAAGCCGTCCATTGACCCGGCAGAGCTATTTAAGACTCTGCAGGAATACCGTGAAATGGTGAAGCCTTATGTATGCGATGTATCCAAATACCTTCATGAGGCCATAAAAGCAGGCAAGAACATTCTTTTGGAAGGCCAGCTGGGCTCTTTAAAGGATCCTGACCACGGTATTTATCCCATGGTTACCTCTTCCTCTACTCTGGCGGCATACGGTGCCATCGGCGCAGGAATTCCGCCCTATGAGATCAGGAATATTACCACCGTTGTAAAAGCTTATTCCAGTGCAGTAGGGGCTGGTGCGTTTGTCAGTGAAATATTCGGAGATGAAGCGGACGAGTTAAGACGGCGCGGAGGCGACGGCGGCGAATACGGCGCAACCACCGGAAGGCCAAGACGTATGGGCTGGTTTGATGCGGTTGCATCCAGGTATGGCTGCCGTATCCAGGGTTCTACGGAGGTTGCCCTCACCGTTCTTGACGTGCTGGGATACCTTGATGAGCTTCATATATGTGTAGGCTATGAGATCGACGGAAAGGTTACAAAGGACTTCCCTACGACCATAGAGCTTAACAGGGCAAAACCGGTATACACCACCCTTCCTGGCTGGAAATGTGAGATCCGGGGAATTAAGACCTATGAAGATCTTCCGGAAAACTGCAGGAATTATATAGAATTCATTGAAAAAGAAATGGAAACACCGATTACCATGGTTTCCAACGGACCGGGAAGAGACGAAATCATTTACCGCAGATAA
- a CDS encoding N-acetylmuramoyl-L-alanine amidase family protein, translating into MRKRWIAAAGIILTLGSMMTSMAAEEMIQEESESQQAALSDWQWQEEPDGWRYVNAAGELKKNCWEEINGYWYYFNHEGYMASDWTRISGMNYCFSETGELILGWCYNDEEEKWHYYKEDGTAQRGWYQETDGSWYWFSIKGEMAASGYKTISGKRYYFFDNGQMAANQYVGLFYMDESGQRNKEFDITIDGKKTSSSLSSEVRDVFTEATKNIPRDWIKKFIDQGWEIIYYPGKRYFSAPMTESGIYYVCHKLDTNYKKIKICLPEDLTAAFGEYIGYASGCYGSSSQDATDLLMSRVSVEDFVDIPDYFSDDMMFYFGKLVSAYVESSSTREEMEEEAPQVTEILKRILYAG; encoded by the coding sequence TTGAGGAAACGATGGATAGCGGCAGCAGGTATTATTCTCACCCTGGGAAGCATGATGACTTCTATGGCAGCAGAAGAGATGATACAGGAAGAAAGCGAAAGCCAGCAGGCGGCATTATCGGACTGGCAGTGGCAGGAGGAGCCCGACGGCTGGAGATACGTCAATGCCGCGGGAGAACTTAAAAAAAACTGCTGGGAAGAAATCAACGGATATTGGTATTACTTTAACCATGAAGGATATATGGCTTCTGATTGGACAAGGATCAGCGGGATGAATTACTGCTTTTCCGAGACAGGGGAGCTGATACTTGGCTGGTGTTATAACGACGAGGAAGAGAAATGGCATTATTATAAGGAAGATGGCACAGCCCAGAGGGGGTGGTACCAGGAGACAGACGGAAGCTGGTACTGGTTTTCCATAAAAGGAGAGATGGCGGCTTCCGGCTATAAGACTATATCAGGGAAACGGTATTATTTCTTTGATAATGGACAGATGGCGGCCAATCAGTACGTTGGCCTTTTCTATATGGACGAAAGCGGCCAGAGAAACAAAGAATTCGATATCACCATTGACGGAAAGAAAACTTCCTCTTCTTTGTCTTCTGAGGTGAGGGATGTCTTTACGGAGGCAACCAAGAACATCCCAAGAGATTGGATAAAGAAGTTTATTGATCAGGGGTGGGAGATCATCTATTATCCCGGAAAACGGTATTTTTCTGCTCCAATGACAGAAAGCGGTATTTATTATGTGTGCCATAAACTGGATACCAATTATAAAAAAATAAAAATATGCCTGCCGGAAGATTTAACAGCAGCTTTTGGAGAATATATCGGTTATGCCTCCGGCTGCTACGGCAGTTCCAGCCAGGATGCCACGGATCTGCTCATGAGCAGGGTTTCGGTGGAGGATTTCGTGGATATACCGGATTATTTTTCAGATGACATGATGTTTTATTTTGGAAAGCTGGTGTCAGCTTATGTGGAGAGTTCTTCTACCAGAGAAGAGATGGAAGAGGAGGCGCCCCAGGTAACGGAGATTTTAAAGAGAATATTGTATGCCGGGTAA
- the purB gene encoding adenylosuccinate lyase, producing MTDRYQSPLSERYASKEMQYIFSPDRKFKTWRKLWVALAEVEKELGLPITEEQIEELKAYQDEINYDVAVQREKEVRHDVMSHVYAYGVQCPKAKGIIHLGATSCYVGDNTDLIIMRSALKLVRRKLINVIDELAKFADAYKDLPTLAFTHFQPAQPTTVGKRATLWLHDLTMDLEDLDYMIGSIQLLGSKGTTGTQASFLELFDGDMDKVRRADAMIAEKLGFSGCYPVSGQTYSRKVDSRVVNVLAGIAQSAHKFSNDIRLLQHLKEVEEPFEKSQIGSSAMAYKRNPMRSERMASLSNYVMADVMNPMLVSSTQWFERTLDDSANKRLSIPEGFLAIDGILDLYLNVVDGLVVYPKVIEKHMMAELPFMATENIMMDAVKAGGDRQELHERIRELSMEAGRNVKVNGLDNNLLELIAADPSFNLSLEDLKKSMDPKRYVGCAPAQVTAYLDEVVTPLLDENRELLGLKAEIHV from the coding sequence ATGACAGATAGATACCAAAGCCCGCTGTCTGAGCGCTATGCCAGTAAGGAGATGCAGTACATCTTTTCTCCGGACAGAAAATTTAAGACATGGAGAAAGCTGTGGGTCGCCCTGGCGGAAGTGGAAAAGGAACTGGGACTTCCTATTACAGAGGAGCAGATAGAGGAATTAAAAGCCTATCAGGATGAGATCAATTACGATGTGGCGGTACAGAGGGAAAAAGAGGTCCGCCATGATGTCATGTCTCATGTATATGCATACGGCGTCCAGTGTCCGAAGGCCAAGGGAATTATCCATCTAGGAGCAACCTCCTGTTATGTGGGAGATAATACGGATCTTATTATCATGAGGTCAGCACTGAAACTGGTTCGAAGAAAACTCATCAATGTGATCGATGAACTGGCTAAGTTTGCTGACGCATATAAGGACTTACCCACCCTGGCTTTCACCCATTTCCAGCCTGCCCAGCCTACAACTGTGGGAAAAAGAGCCACCCTATGGCTTCACGATCTGACCATGGATTTAGAAGACTTAGACTATATGATCGGTTCCATTCAGCTTCTTGGCTCCAAGGGCACCACAGGGACGCAGGCCAGCTTCCTGGAACTGTTTGACGGAGATATGGACAAGGTGAGAAGGGCGGATGCCATGATCGCGGAGAAACTGGGTTTTTCCGGCTGCTATCCGGTTTCCGGCCAGACCTATTCCAGAAAGGTGGACAGCCGAGTGGTCAATGTGCTGGCAGGCATTGCTCAGAGCGCTCATAAATTTTCCAATGATATCCGCCTTCTTCAGCACTTAAAAGAAGTGGAAGAGCCCTTTGAAAAAAGTCAGATCGGTTCTTCTGCCATGGCTTACAAACGCAATCCCATGAGAAGCGAACGGATGGCTTCCCTTTCCAATTATGTTATGGCAGATGTGATGAACCCCATGCTGGTTTCTTCCACCCAGTGGTTTGAGAGAACTCTGGATGATTCTGCCAATAAGCGCTTAAGTATTCCGGAAGGTTTTCTGGCAATCGACGGAATTCTGGACCTTTATTTAAATGTCGTGGATGGGCTTGTAGTATATCCCAAGGTCATTGAGAAGCACATGATGGCTGAGCTGCCTTTCATGGCTACGGAAAACATCATGATGGATGCGGTAAAGGCAGGCGGAGACAGGCAGGAGCTTCATGAACGGATCAGGGAACTGTCCATGGAAGCAGGCCGGAATGTGAAGGTCAATGGCCTTGACAACAATTTACTGGAGCTTATCGCAGCCGACCCATCCTTTAATCTTTCCCTGGAGGACTTAAAAAAGAGCATGGATCCCAAACGATATGTTGGCTGTGCCCCTGCCCAGGTGACAGCTTATTTAGATGAGGTGGTAACCCCCCTTCTTGATGAAAACAGGGAGCTTCTTGGGCTGAAGGCAGAGATTCACGTATAA
- a CDS encoding bifunctional ADP-dependent NAD(P)H-hydrate dehydratase/NAD(P)H-hydrate epimerase, producing MRYLVTGGQMKEVDRYTIEKVGIPSLVLMERAALAVTEEVVKYGKKTDRIWVLCGNGNNGADGVAAARMLHLKGYAVSALLAGGREKGSGEYLTQVSIAEHTGVHLVEFPDFKPGSIHILIDALFGVGLDREILGKYREIIEAVFFYRPEFTVAVDIPSGIHSDTGQVMGIALKADVTVTFGYEKLGTMLYPGKEYGGKVLVADIGFPGKSLERLKPEFFTLDPGDEEQLPKRPAYSNKGTFGKVLVVAGSKNMSGAAYLSALAAYRTGAGLVKIFTVEENRTILQTGLPEAIITTYDAKEAEACTAGFKELLVKQCEWATAIVLGPGLGQEVYVRNLVEEVLANAYVPIILDADGLGAIASNPELTSYFTENIIVTPHLGEMARLTGSSVGTIRKNLVATAREYADRFGITCVLKDAATIGALKDQRTYINGSGNSAMAKAGSGDVLTGIIAGLLALGLEESDAAAFGIWLHGRTGDMVREKQGDHSLLARELAEEIHSIWQGQTR from the coding sequence ATGAGATATCTGGTAACAGGAGGACAGATGAAGGAGGTGGACCGCTATACCATAGAGAAGGTGGGGATCCCCTCTCTGGTGCTTATGGAACGGGCAGCCCTGGCGGTTACAGAAGAAGTAGTAAAATACGGGAAAAAGACGGACCGGATATGGGTCTTATGCGGAAACGGCAATAACGGGGCGGACGGAGTCGCAGCTGCCAGAATGCTGCATTTAAAAGGATATGCAGTGTCAGCCTTGCTTGCAGGAGGAAGGGAAAAGGGAAGCGGTGAATATCTTACTCAGGTTTCCATTGCAGAGCATACGGGCGTCCATCTGGTGGAATTCCCTGATTTTAAACCCGGCTCCATCCATATTCTCATTGACGCGCTTTTTGGCGTGGGGCTGGACCGGGAGATCCTTGGTAAATACCGGGAAATCATTGAGGCAGTTTTTTTCTACAGGCCGGAATTTACGGTGGCAGTGGATATTCCCTCAGGCATTCATTCCGATACGGGACAGGTCATGGGCATTGCCTTAAAGGCGGATGTGACCGTCACCTTTGGCTATGAAAAGCTGGGGACCATGCTGTATCCCGGAAAAGAATACGGCGGAAAGGTTCTTGTGGCTGACATCGGTTTTCCGGGCAAAAGCCTGGAACGCCTTAAACCGGAATTTTTTACTCTGGATCCAGGGGATGAGGAACAGCTCCCTAAACGCCCGGCTTATTCCAATAAAGGGACCTTTGGAAAGGTCCTTGTTGTGGCTGGATCGAAAAACATGAGCGGAGCCGCTTATTTAAGCGCCCTTGCCGCTTACCGGACAGGGGCAGGGCTGGTGAAGATTTTTACTGTAGAGGAAAACAGGACCATCCTCCAGACAGGGCTTCCGGAAGCCATCATCACCACCTACGACGCAAAAGAGGCAGAGGCATGTACGGCAGGATTTAAAGAGCTGCTGGTAAAGCAGTGTGAGTGGGCCACCGCAATTGTTCTGGGGCCTGGGCTTGGGCAGGAAGTCTATGTGAGGAATTTGGTGGAGGAAGTCCTTGCAAATGCATATGTTCCCATTATTCTGGATGCAGATGGCCTGGGAGCCATCGCTTCAAACCCGGAACTAACCAGCTATTTCACGGAAAACATCATTGTGACGCCTCACTTAGGAGAGATGGCAAGGCTAACCGGCAGTTCTGTGGGAACCATAAGGAAAAACTTGGTGGCAACTGCCAGGGAATATGCGGACCGGTTCGGCATCACCTGTGTGCTGAAGGATGCGGCGACCATTGGAGCGTTAAAGGATCAGAGGACCTATATCAATGGAAGCGGCAACAGCGCCATGGCAAAAGCCGGTTCAGGAGATGTGCTGACAGGGATTATAGCCGGGCTTCTGGCCCTTGGCTTAGAAGAGTCGGATGCAGCGGCTTTTGGCATATGGCTTCATGGCCGTACAGGAGACATGGTAAGAGAGAAACAGGGAGATCACAGTCTTCTTGCCAGGGAGCTGGCAGAAGAGATACATTCAATATGGCAGGGACAAACGAGGTAA
- a CDS encoding redox-sensing transcriptional repressor Rex: MSEREISKAVITRLPRYYRYLGELMEDGVERISSNELSNRMKVTASQIRQDLNNFGGFGQQGYGYNVKYLYAEIGKILGIDRQHNIVIIGAGNLGQAIANYANFEKRGFLIKGMFDINPRLIGLVVRGIEIRSVDDLEQFVKDNDVQIAALTIPKTKAPEIADRLVKAGIKAIWNFAHTDLSVPDDVVVENVHLSESLMRLSYRVCNMQDQNEEEKNKQAEKKG; the protein is encoded by the coding sequence GTGTCAGAGAGAGAAATTTCCAAAGCAGTGATTACCAGGCTTCCGAGATATTACCGGTATCTGGGCGAGTTAATGGAAGATGGAGTGGAACGTATTTCCTCCAATGAGTTAAGCAACAGAATGAAAGTGACCGCTTCCCAAATCCGCCAGGATTTGAATAATTTCGGCGGGTTCGGCCAGCAGGGTTATGGCTATAATGTAAAATATTTATATGCAGAGATCGGGAAGATACTGGGAATTGACAGGCAGCATAATATCGTTATCATAGGCGCTGGAAATTTAGGTCAGGCAATTGCCAATTATGCAAATTTTGAAAAACGTGGCTTCCTCATTAAAGGAATGTTTGATATCAATCCACGGCTGATCGGCCTTGTGGTCCGTGGAATTGAGATCCGCAGCGTAGATGATCTGGAGCAGTTTGTAAAGGACAATGATGTTCAGATTGCTGCTCTGACCATTCCAAAGACAAAGGCACCGGAGATTGCGGACCGCCTTGTAAAGGCAGGGATCAAGGCGATCTGGAATTTTGCTCATACGGATCTTAGCGTGCCCGATGATGTGGTGGTGGAAAATGTCCACTTATCGGAAAGCCTGATGCGGCTGTCTTACCGGGTCTGTAACATGCAGGATCAGAACGAGGAAGAAAAAAACAAGCAAGCTGAAAAAAAGGGGTAA
- a CDS encoding cadmium resistance transporter, with protein sequence MTGTVAASVISFVSTNIDNIFVMMLLYAQVDEKLKKKHIVIGQYLGLAVLVLISILGAFGLNFVPQEYIGFLGLLPIALGVREWINYKIKKRLPAAQCHGIDRKAETINEEQIKNISLSPGKEYSRLQYVLIKAKCAIFHAVNPEIFSVVVVAVSNGADNIGVYIPLFTGYSIMQIVVTMTVFFLMMALWCLLGSTITDFPRITAAIQKHKHAAVPIIFIGLGVYIFIKSGLIGTI encoded by the coding sequence ATGACCGGTACAGTTGCAGCATCTGTCATCTCTTTTGTCAGCACGAATATAGATAATATCTTTGTAATGATGCTGCTTTATGCTCAGGTAGATGAAAAACTAAAAAAGAAGCATATTGTCATTGGACAATATCTGGGACTTGCTGTTTTGGTTTTGATCAGTATATTAGGTGCTTTCGGCTTGAACTTTGTTCCGCAAGAATATATCGGCTTTCTTGGACTGCTCCCCATAGCTTTAGGAGTCAGGGAATGGATCAATTATAAAATCAAAAAACGCCTCCCTGCAGCTCAATGCCACGGGATTGACAGGAAAGCAGAAACAATCAATGAGGAGCAGATAAAGAATATTTCATTATCACCCGGTAAGGAATATAGCAGACTGCAATATGTATTAATAAAAGCAAAGTGCGCGATATTCCATGCAGTTAATCCTGAGATATTTAGCGTTGTGGTTGTTGCTGTTTCAAATGGAGCGGATAACATAGGCGTATATATCCCTCTCTTCACCGGATACTCCATCATGCAGATCGTTGTGACTATGACCGTATTTTTTCTTATGATGGCATTATGGTGCTTATTGGGCAGTACCATTACTGATTTTCCCAGAATAACGGCCGCAATACAAAAGCATAAGCATGCTGCCGTGCCAATCATTTTCATTGGACTAGGTGTTTATATTTTCATCAAAAGCGGTTTGATCGGGACGATTTAA